In Methanomicrobium antiquum, one DNA window encodes the following:
- a CDS encoding CheF family chemotaxis protein: protein MTQLPVKLEHEGKWVSLKIDLDEEKITIPGPVSTEIKIKAVDDLEEKKNILIINTKKGESVKLASVPKVLQILKRAIIMGCTAYRLSAYFMSPAIRGGVMVKNTKWEKGAIAVLKTGIWCVSKEKQVCIPLDEVSGIDLTKREISGKENDVVQINHIESGEVVTSFVLCPLTTLQILFNYLKDATKYLDVSSGELDGVSSQVAMLVYSGMDTHAIENMINISNKQIESIYDKLIEKGLVEVVMIRREVKLTTKGVRFVNESVKT from the coding sequence ATGACACAGTTGCCGGTAAAACTTGAACATGAGGGAAAATGGGTCTCATTAAAAATCGATCTTGACGAAGAAAAAATAACTATTCCCGGACCTGTTTCAACTGAAATAAAAATAAAAGCAGTTGATGATCTCGAAGAGAAGAAAAATATCCTGATTATTAACACAAAAAAAGGCGAATCTGTCAAACTGGCCTCAGTTCCAAAAGTATTGCAAATCTTAAAACGTGCAATAATTATGGGATGCACTGCTTATCGTCTTTCAGCATATTTTATGTCACCGGCAATCAGGGGAGGTGTAATGGTAAAAAATACCAAATGGGAAAAAGGTGCAATTGCCGTTTTAAAGACAGGAATCTGGTGTGTCAGCAAGGAAAAGCAGGTATGCATCCCTCTTGATGAAGTATCAGGAATTGATCTTACAAAAAGGGAAATTTCCGGCAAAGAAAATGATGTTGTACAAATTAACCATATCGAGTCCGGAGAAGTCGTAACAAGTTTTGTATTATGCCCCCTTACAACTCTTCAAATTTTATTCAACTATCTAAAAGATGCAACAAAGTATCTTGATGTTTCTTCAGGAGAACTTGATGGTGTATCAAGTCAGGTTGCAATGCTTGTTTACAGTGGAATGGACACTCATGCTATTGAAAACATGATAAATATTTCGAATAAACAGATAGAATCTATATATGACAAATTAATTGAGAAAGGCCTTGTGGAAGTGGTTATGATAAGACGGGAAGTAAAACTCACCACAAAAGGTGTCAGATTTGTGAACGAATCTGTAAAAACTTAA
- a CDS encoding type II/IV secretion system ATPase subunit translates to MGSLSANVNLPFQPEEVDPEDDIYSNYESSALYRMLPANAKEYVAQSPHLLEYLQMFPVNLYGIPLFFSELKRDLKGMDNPNIIYPVNEFTFIHIFPDQDDVRNFYIPIEPSFMHSVAEAMPLIEKKLIDLIDVLEEDPITEEERKEVLRRVLKEVVYIKKPEESIASLTGETLEGGASVGIKDKLIKFLNTDFSAQKETAELAGANIAQTDEGKVILTMAEYRSIEYLLIRDKVEMGILNPFLADPYNEDITCDGVGPIFVEHKIFNGLKSAVEFRYSEEIDDFVIKMAERIKRPITFRSPIVDATLPDGSRINIVYGTEVSKHGSNFTIRKFAEEPSSILQLIEWKTTDYMVAGYLWICIEFGMSLFMSGETASGKTTSLNALTTFIAPESKIVTIEDTPELTVPHKNWTREVSKGKGKGEGEGGEITMFDLLRSALRQRPNYILVGEIRGSEGSVAFGAMQTGHPVMSTFHASSVEKLIQRLCSEPINIPLTHVDNLNLVIIQSAVRRPSGGTVRRMLSINELVGYDPETKGFSFVGIFVWNPITDEFDFPGRGSSYLLESKIATLLGVPDNKKSEMYFEVEKRAKILQRLHKAGYMGFWDLYHMITKVKKQGLLKIEF, encoded by the coding sequence TTTACAGATGTTTCCTGTAAACCTTTATGGAATACCTCTGTTTTTCTCTGAGCTTAAAAGAGATTTAAAAGGAATGGACAATCCAAATATAATCTATCCTGTAAATGAATTTACATTCATCCATATATTTCCGGACCAGGATGATGTCCGAAATTTCTACATTCCTATTGAACCCTCATTCATGCACTCGGTAGCAGAAGCAATGCCTCTTATCGAAAAGAAGCTTATTGACTTAATTGACGTATTAGAAGAAGATCCAATAACAGAAGAAGAAAGAAAGGAAGTTTTAAGAAGGGTCTTAAAAGAAGTGGTTTACATAAAAAAACCTGAAGAATCAATCGCCTCCCTGACCGGTGAAACTCTCGAAGGCGGTGCTTCTGTCGGAATTAAAGACAAGCTAATCAAATTTTTAAACACTGATTTTTCTGCCCAGAAAGAAACTGCCGAACTTGCAGGCGCAAATATTGCCCAGACCGATGAAGGAAAAGTAATTCTCACAATGGCTGAATACCGCTCAATTGAGTACCTTCTTATACGTGACAAGGTAGAAATGGGAATATTAAATCCATTCCTTGCAGACCCGTATAATGAAGATATCACATGCGATGGTGTAGGGCCGATATTTGTCGAGCATAAAATATTTAACGGACTTAAATCGGCCGTAGAGTTCAGATATTCTGAAGAAATTGACGATTTTGTAATAAAAATGGCTGAAAGAATCAAACGTCCTATTACATTCAGAAGCCCTATTGTCGATGCCACACTTCCTGACGGTTCACGTATAAACATAGTATATGGAACAGAAGTTTCAAAACACGGAAGTAATTTTACAATACGTAAATTTGCAGAAGAACCTTCAAGCATTCTTCAGCTTATAGAATGGAAAACCACCGATTATATGGTTGCCGGATATCTGTGGATATGTATAGAATTTGGAATGTCTCTTTTTATGAGCGGTGAAACTGCAAGTGGAAAAACAACAAGTCTGAATGCGCTTACCACATTTATTGCACCTGAAAGCAAAATTGTAACAATTGAAGATACACCGGAACTGACTGTTCCTCATAAAAACTGGACTCGTGAAGTATCAAAGGGAAAAGGAAAGGGCGAAGGTGAGGGAGGAGAGATAACAATGTTCGATCTCCTAAGATCAGCTCTTCGTCAGCGTCCAAATTACATCCTTGTCGGTGAAATCCGTGGTTCTGAAGGATCAGTTGCATTTGGTGCCATGCAGACAGGTCACCCTGTAATGAGCACATTTCACGCATCATCTGTAGAAAAACTTATCCAGCGTCTCTGTAGTGAGCCGATAAATATTCCGCTGACACATGTGGATAACTTAAATCTTGTAATTATCCAAAGTGCTGTTAGAAGACCTTCCGGTGGCACTGTAAGACGCATGTTAAGCATCAATGAGCTTGTAGGATATGATCCTGAGACAAAGGGTTTTTCATTTGTTGGAATATTTGTATGGAATCCGATAACAGATGAATTTGATTTCCCCGGACGAGGAAGCAGTTACCTTCTTGAATCAAAGATTGCAACTCTTCTTGGTGTGCCGGACAATAAGAAATCTGAGATGTATTTTGAGGTTGAAAAAAGGGCAAAAATTCTCCAAAGGCTTCATAAAGCAGGTTATATGGGATTTTGGGATCTTTACCATATGATTACGAAGGTTAAAAAACAGGGTCTTTTAAAAATTGAATTTTAG
- the flaJ gene encoding archaellar assembly protein FlaJ, translating to MFESKLKELREKNGGKLPFEDSVKEIKNRLLDIEENKKMGNDLLFMITYMAAITNANVSRPEIFAYTAERREYIPTKYMKRVECFVKRWNYSYSEGLRIVADRVRNPLVESLLNRFGNSIESGVPDEEFLTEELGTIRNVYRNNFEQGIEMLKKWGDAYIALMLSATIVSIIIMVSVAIYAPDDLDSTLNSSYFLTIGVSAFGIITMYKSIPDDQKCHNLPYGGSYEQNLIRKFERVLLPIAFLVSVILFIAGINFGLICLLFGILLAPLAIFGWRDDNNIIVRDEDFTVFIRGLGSIMGGMGMTITPAIAKVDRKSLHVLGKYIDSVYSKMNIGLDEALVWKKFVGDTGSNLIYKYLGIFRDSIELGADPAEVSHIVSTSMLEQTLLRQKREMLGMGFIVLLIPMHVAMIGIFVFLFYILLKMAHAIESVMATFEDTAAALSSSTTSVGGSMMGTINIFANFPEDKMQMFLIISVLIITVANVIAGKIVKGGDRYMFYVFGSILFILSGLMYIIGPVFVDIMFTIPGFEAI from the coding sequence ATGTTTGAATCAAAGTTAAAGGAGTTAAGAGAGAAAAACGGAGGTAAACTTCCCTTTGAAGACTCCGTAAAAGAGATCAAAAACAGACTTCTTGATATTGAGGAGAACAAAAAGATGGGCAATGATCTCTTGTTCATGATAACTTACATGGCCGCAATTACAAATGCCAACGTCTCAAGACCTGAAATTTTTGCCTACACTGCCGAAAGAAGAGAATACATTCCGACAAAGTATATGAAAAGAGTTGAATGCTTTGTCAAAAGGTGGAATTACAGTTATTCCGAAGGTTTAAGAATTGTTGCAGACAGGGTAAGAAACCCTCTTGTTGAAAGTTTATTAAACCGTTTTGGAAATTCAATTGAATCAGGTGTTCCGGATGAGGAATTCCTTACTGAAGAGCTTGGAACTATTCGAAATGTTTACAGAAACAATTTTGAACAGGGAATAGAGATGCTAAAAAAATGGGGTGATGCATATATCGCTCTTATGCTTTCAGCAACAATTGTAAGCATCATCATCATGGTATCTGTTGCTATTTATGCACCTGATGATCTTGACTCAACACTTAACTCATCTTACTTTTTGACAATTGGTGTTTCAGCATTTGGTATTATAACAATGTACAAATCAATACCTGATGACCAGAAATGCCATAATCTGCCCTATGGAGGAAGTTATGAGCAGAATCTTATCAGAAAGTTTGAAAGGGTGCTGTTGCCTATTGCATTTTTAGTCTCAGTCATATTATTTATTGCAGGCATTAATTTTGGATTAATATGCCTTTTATTTGGGATACTTTTAGCACCGCTTGCAATATTTGGCTGGCGTGATGACAATAACATTATTGTTCGTGATGAGGATTTTACAGTATTTATCCGCGGTCTTGGTTCAATTATGGGAGGAATGGGAATGACAATCACACCTGCCATAGCAAAGGTTGACAGAAAATCCCTTCATGTTCTTGGAAAATACATCGATTCAGTATACTCCAAGATGAATATTGGTCTTGATGAAGCTTTAGTGTGGAAAAAATTTGTAGGTGACACCGGAAGCAATCTAATCTACAAATACCTTGGAATTTTCAGGGATTCAATAGAACTTGGTGCAGATCCGGCTGAAGTATCACATATTGTAAGTACTTCCATGCTTGAACAGACACTCCTTCGGCAGAAAAGAGAAATGCTTGGAATGGGTTTTATTGTTCTCTTAATACCAATGCATGTAGCAATGATTGGAATTTTTGTATTCCTTTTTTATATTCTTCTTAAAATGGCACATGCTATTGAAAGTGTGATGGCTACTTTTGAAGATACTGCGGCGGCACTTAGTTCAAGTACAACCTCTGTCGGAGGATCGATGATGGGAACAATTAACATTTTTGCTAATTTCCCTGAGGATAAAATGCAGATGTTTTTGATAATATCTGTATTGATAATTACAGTGGCAAATGTCATTGCCGGAAAAATAGTAAAAGGCGGAGACCGATATATGTTTTATGTATTTGGAAGCATTTTATTTATTCTGTCAGGATTAATGTATATTATTGGTCCGGTTTTTGTTGACATAATGTTTACCATTCCAGGTTTTGAGGCGATATAA
- a CDS encoding response regulator, whose product MGRILVVDDTMFMRTLLKNILFSGSHDIVGEAEDGEDAVEKYKALKPDLVTMDVVMPKMNGIEALKAIMALDPNAKVVMCTAVGQEQMVKLAIKTGAKGYIVKPFQAPKVLEEVNNVLSS is encoded by the coding sequence ATGGGAAGGATCCTTGTTGTAGACGATACAATGTTTATGAGAACTCTTCTGAAAAATATTTTATTTTCAGGCTCACATGATATCGTTGGAGAAGCAGAAGACGGTGAAGATGCCGTTGAAAAGTACAAGGCATTAAAACCAGACCTTGTTACTATGGATGTAGTAATGCCAAAAATGAACGGTATAGAAGCACTTAAAGCAATTATGGCCTTAGATCCAAATGCGAAGGTTGTCATGTGCACTGCCGTTGGCCAGGAACAAATGGTAAAACTGGCAATCAAAACAGGAGCAAAAGGGTACATTGTTAAACCATTCCAGGCCCCAAAGGTCCTTGAAGAGGTAAATAACGTTTTAAGTTCCTGA
- the cheB gene encoding chemotaxis-specific protein-glutamate methyltransferase CheB codes for MIRVLIIDDSVFMRTVLTDILKKDPSIEIAGTAEDGLKGLKKIEELSPDVITLDIQMPNMDGIEMLERMQSLENPPKILLLSTLTSKDAELTKRALDLGADDFMLKPRNLGKIRGIQSELITKIKHLITIPSVQKKVKVESVPADKVVLIGSSAGGPPMLDMLVSSLKPELNAAVVITQHMPAGFTASLAERLNRISPLDVKETENGDILQKGKIFVSKGGFHTIISATLDNAGKVGGKITLSKAPPVHAVRPAVDKTFSSAAKVYGPKIVASILSGMGSDGGEGMAAIKEAGGKTLVVREEDCLVYGMARSALERNCVDRVLPLKSIPREIMRSVSEME; via the coding sequence ATGATCAGAGTTCTGATTATTGATGACTCTGTTTTCATGCGTACGGTTCTGACCGATATTCTGAAAAAAGATCCATCAATAGAAATAGCAGGCACAGCAGAAGACGGATTAAAGGGTCTTAAGAAGATAGAAGAGCTATCTCCTGATGTAATAACCCTTGACATTCAGATGCCAAACATGGACGGTATTGAAATGCTTGAGCGTATGCAGTCGCTTGAAAATCCGCCAAAAATTCTGCTTCTTAGTACTCTCACCTCAAAAGATGCCGAATTAACCAAACGTGCTCTCGATTTAGGTGCAGATGACTTTATGCTAAAGCCAAGAAACCTTGGCAAAATCAGGGGTATTCAGTCAGAACTTATTACAAAAATAAAGCATCTGATAACAATACCGTCTGTTCAAAAAAAGGTAAAAGTCGAAAGTGTCCCGGCTGACAAAGTTGTTCTGATAGGATCATCGGCAGGTGGTCCACCTATGCTTGACATGCTTGTTTCATCTTTAAAACCGGAGTTAAATGCCGCAGTTGTAATCACACAGCATATGCCTGCAGGCTTTACCGCATCTCTTGCTGAAAGATTGAACAGAATTTCACCTTTGGATGTAAAAGAAACAGAGAATGGAGATATTCTTCAGAAAGGGAAAATTTTCGTCTCAAAAGGTGGATTTCATACAATTATTTCCGCAACACTTGACAACGCAGGAAAAGTCGGAGGTAAAATAACTCTTTCAAAAGCACCTCCTGTCCATGCTGTAAGACCTGCAGTTGACAAGACATTCAGCTCTGCCGCAAAAGTCTACGGTCCTAAAATTGTCGCTTCCATATTAAGCGGCATGGGCAGTGACGGAGGAGAAGGTATGGCCGCCATAAAAGAAGCAGGTGGTAAAACATTAGTTGTCCGTGAGGAGGACTGCCTTGTCTATGGTATGGCACGTTCTGCACTGGAGAGAAACTGCGTTGACAGAGTTCTGCCTTTAAAATCAATACCAAGGGAAATCATGAGATCAGTTTCTGAAATGGAGTGA